Below is a genomic region from Gracilimonas sp..
TGGAGATGCGGTATTTACAACCGGTAATGGAAAAATCCGGTTTGCAGGACGTAAAGGAACCCTGGGTTTGGTTGTCATTGTAGATCATGGCTTTGGATACGAAACATTGTACGCTCACCTATCTGGCTTAGCTAAAGGCATCAAAAACGGCAGTAAAGTCGAACGTGGGCAACAAATTGGTATGGCTGGAGATTCAGGCTTGTCTGAAGGTCCTCACCTCCATTATGAAGTTCATTTCAAAGGAGAGCCTGTAGATCCAATCTATTATCTCTTTGCAGATACTTCTCCTGAAGAATACGCCATGTTCAAAGAGATATCGGAGACGAATAACAACTCTCTTGACTAACAAAATTTTAAAGCCTCATTCGGGGCTTTTTTTGTGGCATTGAATTTCACTTTTGCCTTTCTTTGGTTCATTCTTATTTAAAAGTGAATCCCCTATGCTCATGAAACGCTTCTCTATTATCGTTCTTGTTACCTTACTTTCCTTTTCTGCAACACTTATGGCACAATCAGTGCTTAACTCAGAGCATAAGGAACATGTTCAGCAACTCATTCGAAAAGCAATGGGTAGTGATATAGCCTGGGAACGGCTTACCTATATGGCTGATACATTCGGGCCCCGTTTCAGTGGATCAGAAAACCTGGAGAATTCCATCGACTGGATTGTAGAGACCATGAAGCAAGATGGTTTTGATAAGGTTTGGACGCAGCCCGTTATGGTTCCTCATTGGGTGCGTGGGGAAGAGTCAGCAACCCTGATTTCACCCCGGGAAAAGAATTTACCTATGCTGAGCCTTGGAGGTACCGTTGCCACTCCTCAAGAAGGAATCACTGCTGATGTTATCGTTGTAAAAAGCTTTGATGAACTGGAGAAAGTCAAAGGTCAGGTTAAAGGTAAAATCGTTCTCTATAATGCTGAATTTACATCCTATGGTCGAACTGTCCAATACCGGGTTAACGGAGCCATTGAAGCCGCAAAACACGGAGCCGTGGCAAGTATCATTCGATCCGTTGGCCCTTATTCCATGAAAACTCCTCATACCGGTACCATGTATTATGATGATCAAGTTAAAAAAATTCCCCATGCTGCCATTACTGTCGAGGATGCCATGCTTATTCAGCGGTTATATGATCGTGGTGAAAAGATTAAAATCAACTTGAACATGCAGGCTGAAACCCTGCCAGATACGGAATCCAGAAATGTAATCGCTGAGATAAAAGGCTCAGAGTTTCCGGATGAAATTATTGTAATGGGCGGACATATTGATTCATGGGATGTTGGACAAGGCGTGATGGACGACGGTGGTGGCTGTGTTGCTGCCTGGGAAGCGGTACGGTTAATGAATGAACTTGGTATCAAGCCAAAACGAACCATTCGCGTGGTACTCTGGACCAATGAAGAAAATGGGTTGCGTGGAGCTGAAGAATATCACCGCTGGGTTAAAGAAGATGAAAAATCGTTGCAAAACCATGTATTGGCCATTGAATCTGATGCCGGCGTATTTGATCCGATTGGATTTGGTTTTTCAGGAAGCGAGCGTGCTTATGAAATTCTTTCCGAGATTGGCTCTACCCTTCAGCCTATTGAATCCGGACAGGTAACCAAAGGTGGCGGAGGAGCTGATATCGGTCCCCTGATGCGTGACGGTGTTCCGGGAATGGGCCTGGTTGTAGATGGATCTCGTTACTTCTGGTATCATCATACAGATGCCGACACCATGGATAAGCTGGATAAGGAAGACTTCAATGAATGTGTAGCCACCATGGCTGTATTTGCTTATGCCGTTGCTGATATAGAAGAAAAACTTCCCTGGTAAAAAAATAAATTAGCTTTTGTTTTCCAGAAAGGCTTGCTCCAGCTGCTCCCCGGCTTTAATAGACTTTCTGAGCCACTGATATTTTAACTCCTCTATTTCCTCTTCTGAGAGCTTCCAGTCAATACTTGACGCTCTTAGTCGGCGGGTTAGGTTATAGAGGCAGACAGCCGCACTAACCGAGATGTTGAAGCTTTCACTGAAGCCGGCCATAGGTATTTTCACAAATCCGTCTGCCAGTTCTTTGGCCCGATCACTAATTCCATCCAGTTCGGTACCAAAAACAAGAGCCGTCTTTTGATCCAGAGGCAAATCATTCAGGTTAGTATCATTTTCGTGAGGTGAAGTTGCAATCACTTTATAACCCTGCTCTTTCAACTTGTTGAAACAAAGCTCTGTATTGTCTGATTTAGGATTTTTATACCGATGTAGAGTCAGCCATTGATCGGCGCCAATGGTCACCTGATTCGAAGCATCAAACTCGTTGGTGTTCTCAATGATATGTACATCCTGAATTCCAAACCCATCGCAGCTCCTTAGCACAGCGCTGGCATTATGAGGCTGGTAAATATCTTCTACAACTACGCTCAAATAGCGGGTTCTTTGCTGAGCCACTTCCTCAATTTTATCCCATCGGGCTTCCGTAGCAAAATCTCTAAGATATTCCGTTAAAGCCCGTCTTTTAGATGAATCCATAAGCCTAAATAAAAAAGCCCCGTACACAATCAATTATGTACGAGGCTGACAAAATCATTTAAAATTTCATTCGCACCGGAATACAAATCCTTTTTTACGAATGGTTTCTATGTAGTCCACATCAGTATGCTCTCGGATTTTCTTTCTCAGGTAACTGATGTACACATTGATATAATTAGTCTGGGTATCGAAATGTATATCCCAGACTTTCTCAGCCAGTTCTTCCTGTGTAATTACACGATTTCTGTTTTTAAGGAAGTAGACCAGTAAGTTAAATTCGTTATTTGTTAGCTGAACTTTCTCACTATTGATTGAGAACTCTCGCTTCAATAAATCTACTTTAAGTTCTCCACAGGTGAGTTGTTGCTCCCCTCCCGACTCCGTTCGCCTTTTGATGGCATCCATTCTGGCAATAAGCTCTTCGGTATTAAATGGCTTGGTCAGGTAATCATCCGCACCAACTTTCAAGCACTTTACCTTCACATCTGTTTCCTGCTCTCCAGAAAGAATCAGCACCGGTGTGGTAACATTCTTATCCCGAATGTTTTTACAAACCTCATAGCCGTCTCCATCAGGTAATCCCAAATCGAGGATGATCATATCAAAATCATTCCCTACGGCATTGGCTTCTCCATCTGTAGCATTATCAGCGGTGGAAACTGAATTTCCGTTGTGCTCGAGAACGGCCTTTACAAGCGTACGAACAGACGGATCGTCTTCGATTACTAGTATATTCATTTAACTTCGCAGGGTTTATTTGTAGCGGTTTTCAGAGATATCGTAATGATTTATGAACTGCTTTGCAATAGTTTAATTAAAATAACTTAACAAACATTAGAATTAAAAGTATAATAAAAATTCAACCTGACTCAACATAACCTAACTCCTTCAGCCAGTTGTATGCTTCGTCCACAAAAATCGGCTCAAGTTTATGTCCCGCATCTACCAATTTAAACATAGCGTTAAAACCTTCCTCTTTCAGAAGTTCCACACACTTTTGCTGGGGCTGGGGATATACACTATCATCGTCTTTTCCATGCAGGGCTAAAATATTTATGTGCTGAGCCGGCTCTCTTTTACCATCAAAAGCTTCCGTTTTTATCCTTCCCCCCACTACTATTAGTTCATTCACATGTTTCCAGCGAGAGAGGGCAAAGTATCCCCCAAGATATCCGCCCATGGAATATCCAAACACGCACAAACGACTGATTTCAATCACATCGACCAGTCCATCTACAATTTCCTGTATAAACTCTGATGCAATCTCCATAGACTTAATAAACTGCCCCTGGTTTCCATCATATAAATACCAAGCTCTTCCCCATTTAGATACATTTACTTTTCGGGATGTATCGTAAATGGGATACGGGCCCTGAACAAATAAATGATAGGCCTCAAGATTGAGCATATCTTCCATTTTCTTTTCCAGAAACTCAATGTTTTGATTATAGCCATGCAGATACAGGATGAGAGGCTTTTTTCCTTTCTTTCCTGTTTCGATCAATTTGTAGGGAACCTCGATCTTGAATGAAGTTTTACCTGAAATCAGAACGTCGCGCATAAATGAAGTAATTTTTTGATGAGGCCATAATTACCACAAATTCCATAAAACACAAAAGTAAATTAATTGGGATTCTGAATTGGGTTTTGAAGGGATTCCTATTAATTTCGGCAAAATATTTTAACTCAACTATTTTCAAGATGGCTGTAATTCGTAACGACTGGACAAAAGAAGAAATCTCCGATATCTATAACACCCCACTTATGGAGTTAATCTATCGGGCCCAAACGGTTCACCGCGAACATCATGAAACCGGGGAAGTTCAGGTTTGTACGTTACTGTCCATCAAAACCGGAGGCTGCTCTGAAGATTGCGCTTATTGTCCCCAATCCGCCCGCTACGACACCGATGTAAACGCACAGAAAATGATGCCAAAGGAAATGATTCTGGCATCCGCAGAACGAGCCAAAGAAGCAGGAAGTACCCGTTTTTGCATGGGAGCCGCCTGGAGAAGCGCTCGTAAAACCAAAGATTTTGATAAGGTCCTAGACGTCGTTTCTGAAATTGCAGATATGGGACTGGAAGTATGCGCAACCCTTGGAATGCTGGATGACGACCAGGCCAAGAAACTGAAAGAAGCCGGACTTTATGCCTACAATCATAATCTGGACAGCAGCGAAGATTTCTACAAAAAGATCATTACTACCCGCAGTTATGACGACCGTCTCGATACCATTAAAAAAGTACAGGACAATGACATTTCTGTATGCTCTGGCGGTATTATAGGAATGGGAGAAACTCATGATGACCGTATTGGGCTTCTTTACACCCTCTCAAATCTTGACAAGCATCCTGAATCGGTTCCGGTTAATGCACTGATTGCTGTAGAAGGAACCCCGATGGAAAATCAGCCTAAGGTGCCAAGCTGGGACATGGCTCGTATGATTGCGACAGCCCGAATTCTGATGCCGGAATCTATGGTTCGCCTTTCGGCTGGAAGGGTTCGTATGAATTTTGAAGAACAGGCACTATGTTTCATGGCCGGAGCGAATTCTATCTTTACCGGAGAAAAGCTCCTCACCACCGACAACAACGAGCTGGAAGAAGACATGCATATGTTCGAGCTTTTTGGGCTGAAACCCCGTCCGGCTTATAAGAATGCCAAACCAGAACATGTGCCCGAAGCAATTGCTTAATTCTCAGTACCGGAGTTATTGCTAATTTAACCCTCTATTAAAGATTAGGTAATACGTGTATTTCATATTGGAAGTATGAAAACGTATTACCAATTTCTATTTCTTATACCTGCAATAATCATCTCTTCAACCCTCTTTTGCTCTGCTCAAGAAATAAAAGATGAAGTTGAAAAATCGATAGACCGGAACGAAATGCCTGCCTCTGCCCTGTCTTTGATAAATCAATTTTGGAAAGAGGAGAAAAAAG
It encodes:
- a CDS encoding M28 family metallopeptidase — protein: MLMKRFSIIVLVTLLSFSATLMAQSVLNSEHKEHVQQLIRKAMGSDIAWERLTYMADTFGPRFSGSENLENSIDWIVETMKQDGFDKVWTQPVMVPHWVRGEESATLISPREKNLPMLSLGGTVATPQEGITADVIVVKSFDELEKVKGQVKGKIVLYNAEFTSYGRTVQYRVNGAIEAAKHGAVASIIRSVGPYSMKTPHTGTMYYDDQVKKIPHAAITVEDAMLIQRLYDRGEKIKINLNMQAETLPDTESRNVIAEIKGSEFPDEIIVMGGHIDSWDVGQGVMDDGGGCVAAWEAVRLMNELGIKPKRTIRVVLWTNEENGLRGAEEYHRWVKEDEKSLQNHVLAIESDAGVFDPIGFGFSGSERAYEILSEIGSTLQPIESGQVTKGGGGADIGPLMRDGVPGMGLVVDGSRYFWYHHTDADTMDKLDKEDFNECVATMAVFAYAVADIEEKLPW
- a CDS encoding RNA methyltransferase → MDSSKRRALTEYLRDFATEARWDKIEEVAQQRTRYLSVVVEDIYQPHNASAVLRSCDGFGIQDVHIIENTNEFDASNQVTIGADQWLTLHRYKNPKSDNTELCFNKLKEQGYKVIATSPHENDTNLNDLPLDQKTALVFGTELDGISDRAKELADGFVKIPMAGFSESFNISVSAAVCLYNLTRRLRASSIDWKLSEEEIEELKYQWLRKSIKAGEQLEQAFLENKS
- a CDS encoding response regulator transcription factor, whose translation is MNILVIEDDPSVRTLVKAVLEHNGNSVSTADNATDGEANAVGNDFDMIILDLGLPDGDGYEVCKNIRDKNVTTPVLILSGEQETDVKVKCLKVGADDYLTKPFNTEELIARMDAIKRRTESGGEQQLTCGELKVDLLKREFSINSEKVQLTNNEFNLLVYFLKNRNRVITQEELAEKVWDIHFDTQTNYINVYISYLRKKIREHTDVDYIETIRKKGFVFRCE
- the bioB gene encoding biotin synthase BioB gives rise to the protein MAVIRNDWTKEEISDIYNTPLMELIYRAQTVHREHHETGEVQVCTLLSIKTGGCSEDCAYCPQSARYDTDVNAQKMMPKEMILASAERAKEAGSTRFCMGAAWRSARKTKDFDKVLDVVSEIADMGLEVCATLGMLDDDQAKKLKEAGLYAYNHNLDSSEDFYKKIITTRSYDDRLDTIKKVQDNDISVCSGGIIGMGETHDDRIGLLYTLSNLDKHPESVPVNALIAVEGTPMENQPKVPSWDMARMIATARILMPESMVRLSAGRVRMNFEEQALCFMAGANSIFTGEKLLTTDNNELEEDMHMFELFGLKPRPAYKNAKPEHVPEAIA